In Mesorhizobium sp., one DNA window encodes the following:
- a CDS encoding adenylosuccinate synthase, producing MTNVVVVGSQWGDEGKGKIVDWLADRADVVVRFHGGHNAGHTLVIDGVSYKLALLPSGLVQGKLSVIGNGVVVDPHHFVQEVEKLRAQGVTITPDILRIADNAPLILSLHRELDAIREDANSGLKIGTTRRGIGPAYEDKVGRRSIRLVDLAEPETLMLKIERLLTHHNALRRGMGLEEISANAIHEELTSIAGEILPYMDQVWRVLDEKRRAGARILFEGAQGALLDNDHGTYPFVTSSNTVSGQAAAGSGLGPTAIGYVLGITKAYTTRVGEGPFPCELDDEVGRHLATVGREVGVNTGRPRRCGWFDAVLVRQTVKTSGITGIALTKLDVLDGLKEIKICVGYDLDGRRVDYLPASMRAQAEATPVYETFEGWSQTTAGARSWSELPAQAIKYVRRIEELIGAPVALLSTSPERDDTILVTDPFED from the coding sequence CAATGCCGGCCATACGCTGGTCATCGACGGCGTCAGCTACAAGCTGGCGCTGCTGCCGTCGGGTCTCGTCCAGGGCAAGCTGTCGGTGATCGGCAACGGGGTCGTGGTCGACCCGCATCATTTCGTACAGGAAGTCGAGAAGCTCCGCGCTCAGGGAGTGACGATCACGCCGGATATCCTGCGCATCGCCGACAATGCCCCGCTGATCCTGTCGCTGCACCGCGAACTCGACGCCATCCGCGAGGATGCCAATTCCGGCCTCAAGATCGGCACGACGCGGCGCGGCATCGGGCCGGCCTACGAGGACAAGGTCGGTCGCCGGTCGATCCGCCTGGTCGACCTGGCGGAGCCGGAAACGCTGATGCTCAAGATCGAGCGGCTGCTCACCCATCACAACGCACTGCGGCGCGGCATGGGGCTGGAGGAGATTTCGGCAAACGCCATCCATGAGGAACTGACATCTATCGCGGGGGAAATCCTGCCCTACATGGATCAGGTCTGGCGCGTTCTCGACGAGAAGCGCCGCGCCGGCGCCCGCATCCTGTTCGAAGGCGCGCAGGGTGCCCTGCTCGACAACGACCACGGCACCTATCCGTTCGTGACGTCGTCGAATACGGTGTCCGGACAGGCAGCCGCCGGATCGGGGCTGGGGCCGACGGCGATCGGCTACGTGCTCGGCATCACCAAGGCTTATACGACGCGCGTCGGCGAGGGGCCGTTCCCCTGCGAGCTCGACGACGAGGTCGGCCGCCACCTGGCGACTGTCGGCCGCGAAGTTGGCGTCAACACGGGACGCCCCCGCCGCTGCGGCTGGTTTGACGCCGTGCTGGTGCGCCAGACCGTCAAGACATCGGGCATCACCGGCATCGCCCTGACGAAACTCGACGTGCTGGACGGCCTCAAGGAGATCAAGATCTGTGTCGGCTACGATCTCGACGGGCGCAGGGTCGACTATTTGCCGGCGTCGATGCGTGCGCAGGCCGAGGCGACGCCGGTCTACGAGACGTTCGAGGGATGGTCGCAGACGACGGCCGGCGCCCGCAGCTGGTCCGAACTGCCCGCCCAGGCGATCAAATATGTCCGCCGTATCGAGGAACTGATCGGCGCGCCGGTCGCCTTGCTGTCGACAAGTCCGGAACGCGACGACACAATTCTTGTGACGGATCCGTTTGAAGATTAG